The Ignavibacteriales bacterium genomic sequence CTTCCTGATTTGTAAGTTAAAATAGATAATCCGACTGTAGATGAATTTTTTGAAAAGTATATTTTGAAATCGGTATCTGGTGTAGTGTTATCGTCTTCAAAAGAGATAACAGAATGATTGTCACTTTTATTTACAATATCAACTTCATGAGTAGGGCAGTAGATGTTTTTAAGTTTATCGTCAGATTTTAAATCTATCTTAACGGAAACATTTTTTAGTGGTTTTGCAGAAAATTTTTCGGTGTTAAGCGGATAAATGTATTCAAATAAATTGTTATCAGATTCTAATAACTGTGTATAACTTATTGATATCTTCTTTTCACTTTTTGGTTCGATAGGGAAGATGCGCAGCTTAAAAATATTTTGTTCACTGTATTCAAGCAAAGCAGGGTCGCGCATTTGTCTAACAATATCTTCATAAATCTTTCTTGCTTTATCGGAATCAAGTAATTCAGCTTTTGTTTCCTTTCCATTTATAACCATTGTAAAGTTGTTAATCACAGCTCCTTTTGGAATTGGGAAGATGTAAAACCCTTCCAACTGAAAGTTTGATGGATTATAAAATGATTGATCAATTGTGGTGACTGCTGATTGTCCATCAATCTTAACATCAACTTTGTGGTAAACAACCTCTAGAGGAAAAGGATTTGGTAATGGATTGGGACGGAGAATAACTATGAAGCCATCAGCGAAAGAATGATTGTTCAGCAAAAAGATTAGAACGATTAGAGATATTTTTTTTAACATTTCTTCACCTTTTGTAGTGTTATCCCGAATTTGTTTCAGGATCTAACCATTAAAGAGATGCTGAAACATGTTCAGCATGACTATATTGTAATTATTCAAACTTATAATTTCTTTGTTTTGCCTGTTCACGAATTGTCTTAATCATAACGGCATCAAGTGTGTTTTCATTTTTATTCTCAAGAAGCTTTTTGGCAACATATTTACTACGTTCTTCATTTAGTTTATTGATTTGATTCTGTAATTTTCCTCTTTCCTTACTCATTTTATCAACATATGCTTTTCTTTCTTGTTGATTCATCTTTTTCATTTCGTCTGGCAATTCTTCATCCTTTAGTTCTTCAATCTTAACTGTACCATCTTTTTTTGCATCAACTAAATCCCAGGTAGAATTTTTTATACTGTCCTCCGGACTTTGTAACTGATCGTTGAACCATAACTTCATTGCTTAAGCCAATTGAGTTTGCATCTTGTTCAGCTTGCAGTTCTTTTTTCTCTTTTCCAAAATTTCCAAAAGCTATGTAAGTTTTATTTAATTCTTGGCCAAGCTTTACAATCTCATGATCTTGTGGTGCATCAATGTGTACTATTTCAGCATTCTGATCAATATTCATATATTTTCCATCGGAGATATCCGCACCATCTTTCCACATTGTCTGGATACCCTCATCATAATTCCCACAGAATATTGTATTTACCACGATTCCATTTTTTACAGCTTCTTTACAAGCTTTCTTATAATCGATGTCTCCCTGTGTGAACGGTTCGTTACCTGCGATAAAAATTATTTTAAGTTCGTCGTTAGATTTGTTCCACTGTAGATTGTTAACCGCATTAAGAATAACTTTTCCACAAAATTCTTCACCACCATTAGTTTTAAGTTTGAACAGCTCATCGGAGATTTTATCAAGATCTTGAGTGAAAGGTACGATGTTTCTTAAATGCCCTTCTTGTGAAGGGATTGCATCTTTTCCGTATTCATAAAGCGCCACGTAAAGATCAACCGGATGCCGATCCTTTTTTGTTGTAGCAAGTTCATTTACAATTTTCCATAATTGGCTTTTTGCCTGATCAATCAAACCATCCATACTGTTGCTCGTATCTAATAACAAAGCAAGTTGAATGGAATTATTTTTCGTAATTATATTTTGAGGAATTTGATTTGAAAACAGATTAGTTGATGTGACAACTAAAAAAATCAAAGCTAATAAATATTTCATTTTAACCTCCGTATTGGATAATCAATTAAATAATCTGTTGCTTTGACTATATCAAAATTAGCTTTGTTCCAGAAATGAAAAAGAAATATTAAAAGAGAAAGATTTATGACCTATTTGATTTCAAAATCAAAATAAGTTTTTGGAAATGGCTCATTTCTTAAAGTAAAATGCCACCATTCTTCGGCAAGATTATTAAATCCATATTTGTCCATCAAACTTCTTAGTAAAAGTCTATTTGCCCTTTGCTGTGGATCGATGTCTGGATTCTCTGAATGTGATAATTGATTAAAACAATCAAAACCTGTTCCCATATCAATGCTGTTATCTTTAAATCTTTCTTCTACAGATTTATAACATTCGCATTGCTCATTAACATCATATTCAGGTTGCTCTGAAATGGGAATAGGAACAATTGTCAAATCGATTGTACTACCTCGGCTGTGCCCGGATTTTTCTGCAATATATCCATCGATAAATAAATTACTTTTATTAACAGTTGGATAAAATTCTTTTTTTGTAAGAGTGTCGGATAAATCTTTTGCCCATCTAACAAAATGATCAACTGCTTTTTGTGGGCGATATGCATCGTAAATTTTTAAAGATAAATTAAATTTTTTAAGTTCAGCTTGTACTCGTGAAATTGAATCAGCAGCGGTTTGGGTGATGTAACATTTTTCACTTATATATCCATCAACAGGAACTCCGAGAAAATTATGATTTGTTAAATAGCGAAGATCTAAAATTATATCCGGAATTACTTCGCGGATTTCAACAAATCCATCAGGAATATTCTGGGAATAAAACTGATATGATAAAACAATAAAAAATATTAGAATTAATTTTTCATTACTTAAAGATAAAAAATTATTCAGTTTTCCAGTGGCAGTCTGTGCAAAGATGATCTTCAATAGATTCTCCAAGATCAACTGGATGCTGGAATTTTAATCCGTTAAGGTCAACTCTCGTTTTACCTAGATTATCGGTTTGAGAAATTATTTTATGACAACTATTGCAATCATTTGAAATTACTTTTCCGTCATCGCTAACGTGATTGCCATCGTGACATCGGAAACAACCAGGAGTATAAACATGCGAAATATTGTCAGGAAAATGTTTCCAATCTGCGTTCATATAAGGAAAGTAATTTCTCGCATAAATCTTTTTCACTATTTCTATAGCGGAATTAATATTAACTCTTTTAGTTTTATAGATATCCGGGTAATTGGAAATATAAAAACTGTTTACCTGTTGCGGGATGCTTTCAAATGCCTGCTGCTTAGTAACATATTTGTCTTCTAAAACTTCTACTGCAAGACTTTTTATAAAAGGTAATGTTTGATCTATCTTATTATTGGATAACATTTCATTTACCATTTTATCCGGTTGATGATAAATATGGGATGGACGATTGTGACAATCAATACAATCCATTGTTCTAAGATTTTCTTTTTTAAAATTTTTATCATCAAACTTAGAGTTTTTATTTCTAAATATTATTTCTTTTCCATCTTTAGATTTTACTTTAACCCAAGGAATTTCTAATCGTCGCTCATCTGTATGGATATAAGTAATAATATTATCCGGATTAATATGCCAATGTATTCCTTCAATCGCTCCAAGCTCACTTTTCCCACCACCAATCTTAATAAGCATGCTTATATTTGATTTGGTATTCTGCTCATCAGATATGAAATAACTGTAATCAACTTTTTTTTCATTAAAAAAATGTGAGGGAGTATGACATTGTTCGCAAGTGCCTACTGCAGGGCGAAGCTCTTTTACAGGCGTTTCTATCGGTCGCGAAAATTTATCAAACAAAACAGAATACACCTGATAAGCACCAGAAAATTTTGATTTAACATACCAGCTTGTGCCAGAACCAATATGGCAGCCAACACAACCTACGCGCGAATGCGGAGAATCCAGGTATGCAGTGTATTCTGGTTCCATGACATTATGACAAACTGTTCCGCAAAACTCGTCTGTTTCGGTGTACTCATAAGCTTTAAAACTTCCGAATGCGGAGAACAACATCAAAACGATTGTCCCAACAGAAAAAGTAACGAACATCGCTCGCTTTTTAGGATCGTTTAAATCAATTACCGGCAGCCTTTTTTCGCGAATGAGACCTTGACGTTCCCTTTTTCGTTCTCGTAAATATCCATAAGCGATAAGTAATAGACCTACTATCAGGAAAGAGGGAATTATTATGTAGGTAAGAATCCCCATATAGGTATTTTCTTCTGAGCCGAAGAAATCCAATACGAAAAGAAAAATAATTAATCCAAAACTTAATGCCGCTATCGCAGCACCAAACATTGTTATTGGATTATAAACATGTTTTGGGAACAC encodes the following:
- a CDS encoding VWA domain-containing protein; this encodes MKYLLALIFLVVTSTNLFSNQIPQNIITKNNSIQLALLLDTSNSMDGLIDQAKSQLWKIVNELATTKKDRHPVDLYVALYEYGKDAIPSQEGHLRNIVPFTQDLDKISDELFKLKTNGGEEFCGKVILNAVNNLQWNKSNDELKIIFIAGNEPFTQGDIDYKKACKEAVKNGIVVNTIFCGNYDEGIQTMWKDGADISDGKYMNIDQNAEIVHIDAPQDHEIVKLGQELNKTYIAFGNFGKEKKELQAEQDANSIGLSNEVMVQRSVTKSGGQYKKFYLGFS
- a CDS encoding M15 family metallopeptidase, producing the protein MLIFFIVLSYQFYSQNIPDGFVEIREVIPDIILDLRYLTNHNFLGVPVDGYISEKCYITQTAADSISRVQAELKKFNLSLKIYDAYRPQKAVDHFVRWAKDLSDTLTKKEFYPTVNKSNLFIDGYIAEKSGHSRGSTIDLTIVPIPISEQPEYDVNEQCECYKSVEERFKDNSIDMGTGFDCFNQLSHSENPDIDPQQRANRLLLRSLMDKYGFNNLAEEWWHFTLRNEPFPKTYFDFEIK
- a CDS encoding NapC/NirT family cytochrome c, whose translation is MKKEVFPKHVYNPITMFGAAIAALSFGLIIFLFVLDFFGSEENTYMGILTYIIIPSFLIVGLLLIAYGYLRERKRERQGLIREKRLPVIDLNDPKKRAMFVTFSVGTIVLMLFSAFGSFKAYEYTETDEFCGTVCHNVMEPEYTAYLDSPHSRVGCVGCHIGSGTSWYVKSKFSGAYQVYSVLFDKFSRPIETPVKELRPAVGTCEQCHTPSHFFNEKKVDYSYFISDEQNTKSNISMLIKIGGGKSELGAIEGIHWHINPDNIITYIHTDERRLEIPWVKVKSKDGKEIIFRNKNSKFDDKNFKKENLRTMDCIDCHNRPSHIYHQPDKMVNEMLSNNKIDQTLPFIKSLAVEVLEDKYVTKQQAFESIPQQVNSFYISNYPDIYKTKRVNINSAIEIVKKIYARNYFPYMNADWKHFPDNISHVYTPGCFRCHDGNHVSDDGKVISNDCNSCHKIISQTDNLGKTRVDLNGLKFQHPVDLGESIEDHLCTDCHWKTE